A genomic stretch from Mus pahari chromosome 6, PAHARI_EIJ_v1.1, whole genome shotgun sequence includes:
- the Prpf4 gene encoding U4/U6 small nuclear ribonucleoprotein Prp4 — translation MASSRASSTTTKTKAPDDLVAPVVKKPHIYYGSLEEKERERLAKGESGILGKEGLKAGIEAGNINITSGEVFEIEEHISERQAEVLAEFERRKRARQINVSTDDAEVKACLRALGEPITLFGEGPAERRERLRNILSVVGTDALKKTKKDDEKSKKSKEEYQQTWYHEGPNSLKVARLWIANYSLPRAMKRLEEARLHKEIPETTRTSQMQELHKSLRSLNNFCSQIGDDRPISYCHFSPNSKMLATACWSGLCKLWSVPDCSLLHTLRGHNTNVGAIVFHPKSTVSLDQKDVNLASCAADGSVKLWSLDSDEPVADIEGHTVRVARVMWHPSGRFLGTTCYDRSWRLWDLEAQEEILHQEGHSMGVYDIAFHQDGSLAGTGGLDAFGRVWDLRTGRCIMFLEGHLKEIYGINFSPNGYHIATGSGDNTCKVWDLRQRRCVYTIPAHQNLVTGVKFEPIHGDFLLTGAYDNTAKIWTHPGWSPLKTLAGHEGKVMGLDISSDGQLIATCSYDRTFKLWMAE, via the exons ATGGCCTCCTCACGAGCCTCCTCCACG ACAACCAAAACCAAGGCGCCTGATGATTTAGTTGCTCCCGTTGTGAAGAAACCACACATCTACTATGGAAGCTTGGAAGAGAAAGAGCGGGAACGCCTGGCCAAAGGAGAGTCTGGGATTTTGGGAAAAGAAGGACTCAAAGCAGGCATTGAAGCAggaaatattaatataacatCCG GAGAAGTGTTTGAGATTGAAGAGCACATCAGTGAGCGGCAGGCAGAAGTCTTGGCGGAGTTTGAAAGAAGAAAGCGAGCCCGGCAGATCAATGTGTCCACAGATGACGCAGAGGTCAAGGCTTGCCTTAGAGCCTTGGGAGAGCCTATCACACTTTTTGGAGAGGGCCCTGCTGAACGAAGAGAAAG GCTAAGAAATATTCTCTCAGTGGTCGGGACTGATGCCTTAAAAAAGACCAAAAAGGATGATGAAAAGTCTAAGAAGTCAAAGGAGGAG TATCAGCAAACCTGGTACCATGAAGGGCCAAATAGCCTGAAGGTGGCCAGATTGTGGATTGCTAATTATTCTCTCCCCAG GGCAATGAAACGCTTAGAGGAGGCCCGTCTCCATAAGGAGATTCCCGAGACAACCAGAACCTCCCAGATGCAGGAGCTTCACAAGTCTCTCCGG tCTTTGAATAATTTCTGCAGTCAGATTGGAGATGACCGGCCGATCTCCTACTGTCACTTCAGCCCCAATTCTAAAATGCTAGCCACAGCTTGTTG GAGTGGGCTCTGCAAGCTCTGGTCTGTCCCTGACTGCAGCCTCCTTCACACGCTTCGAG GCCATAACACAAATGTAGGAGCAATTGTATTCCATCCCAAATCCACTGTCTCATTGGACCAGAAAGATGTCAACCTGGCCTCTTGTGCTGCTGATGGTTCTGTGAAGCTTTGGAGCCTTGACAG TGATGAACCAGTGGCAGATATTGAAGGCCATACAGTGCGTGTAGCTCGGGTTATGTGGCATCCATCAGGGCGTTTCCTGGGCACAACCTG ttatgaCCGTTCATGGCGCTTATGGGATTTAGAGGCTCAAGAGGAGATCCTGCACCAGGAAGGCCACAGCATGGGTGTGTATGACATTGCCTTCCATCAAGATGGCTCTTTGGCTGGCACTGG GGGACTGGATGCATTTGGCCGAGTTTGGGACCTACGCACAGGACGCTGCATTATGTTCCTAGAAGGCCACCTGAAGGAAATCTATGGGATCAATTTCAGCCCCAATGG CTACCACATTGCCACTGGCAGTGGTGACAACACCTGCAAAGTGTGGGACCTTCGACAGCGACGCTGTGTCTACACCATCCCCGCCCATCAGAACTTAGTGACCGGTGTCAAATTTGAGC CTATCCATGGGGACTTCTTGCTCACAGGTGCCTATGACAACACAGCCAAGATCTGGACCCACCCAGGCTGGTCCCCACTGAAGACCCTGGCTGGTCATGAGGGCAAAGTGATGGGCCTGGACATCTCTTCTGATGGGCAACTCATAGCCACGTGCTCCTATGACAGAACCTTCAAGCTCTGGATGGCAGAATAG